Proteins from one Salarias fasciatus chromosome 14, fSalaFa1.1, whole genome shotgun sequence genomic window:
- the ywhag2 gene encoding 14-3-3 protein gamma-B, with the protein MVDREQLVQKARLAEQAERYDDMAAAMKSVTELNEALSNEERNLLSVAYKNVVGARRSSWRVISSIEQKTSADGNEKKIEMVRAYREKIEKELEAVCQDVLNLLDNFLIKNCSETQHESKVFYLKMKGDYYRYLAEVATGEKRATVVESSEKAYNEAHEISKEHMQPTHPIRLGLALNYSVFYYEIQNAPEQACHLAKTAFDDAIAELDTLNEDSYKDSTLIMQLLRDNLTLWTSDQQDDEGGEGNN; encoded by the exons ATGGTCGACCGCGAGCAGCTGGTGCAGAAAGCCAGGCTGGCTGAGCAGGCGGAGAGGTACGACGACATGGCAGCTGCCATGAAATCG GTAACGGAGCTGAACGAGGCTCTGTCCAATGAGGAGCGGAACCTCCTGTCCGTGGCCTATAAGAACGTGGTGGGcgcccgccgctcctcctggaGGGTGATCTCCAGCATCGAGCAGAAGACCTCCGCCGACGGCAACGAGAAGAAGATCGAGATGGTGAGGGCCTACCGGGAGAAGAtcgagaaggagctggaggccgtGTGCCAGGACGTGCTCAACCTGCTGGACAACTTCCTGATCAAGAACTGCAGCGAGACGCAGCACGAGAGCAAGGTCTTCTACCTGAAGATGAAGGGCGACTACTACCGGTACCTGGCCGAGGTGGCCACGGGCGAGAAGAGGGCCACGGTGGTGGAGTCGTCGGAGAAGGCCTACAACGAGGCCCATGAGATCAGCAAGGAGCACATGCAGCCCACCCACCCCATCCGCCTGGGCCTGGCCCTCAACTACTCTGTGTTTTACTACGAGATCCAGAACGCGCCGGAGCAGGCCTGCCACCTGGCCAAGACCGCCTTCGACGACGCCATCGCCGAGCTCGACACCCTCAACGAGGACTCCTACAAAGACTCCACGCTCATCATGCAGCTGCTCCGAGACAACTTGACACTGTGGACAAGTGACCAGCAGGACGACGAGGGCGGGGAGGGCAACAATTAA